The genomic interval GTTCTCCAACGGAATAGCCTCGGCAGATTCCCTTTGAATCATACTTAGCATCGATGATCCAACCACGAGAGCGCATGCCTTCAAAGTATCTCTCCAGATTAAACTTATTCATACATGCCAATACATCTATTGCATCTTTATGTATTCTGTTCTTTCGTTCTGCTCCATCACGCTCACCAACACTCTCTGCCTTTGTCCATCCTCGCTCAACAGCAAGTCTGTTCGCAGCTTGCTTTGCTCTATCTTTATATTGAGTATCATCAAGAACTTTATTCTCCTCTGTGATACGATTTAATATCAGATGAATATGAGGCTTGTCGGTATCTGTATGAAGACACGCAACCCATTGCGAGTTCTTTATATCCCATCCTTTTATCTTTCCTCTTCTTTTAGAAACAAAAGGAGTACTTAAATTTCTAATAGAATCGTCTATAAGTTTTATCCAGTCAGACTTCGTAAAGCCGGCACTTTCTTCCTTTGATGGGCAAAGTTCAATGTGAAAAAACGGATCTTCAATTTTCCTTCCACAGTTTTTCTGTCTCATCTTCATATAGTCCCATACGGCACGAGGCTCTATCGGGTCACCAAAAATATTATCCCATGGCATATTAGCAGAAGAGATAAATTCAGGTTTCCGACCATCATCCGCTTTTTTGTTCATAGCATAGTTGATGGCATTGTGCCCATGACTACTATCTGCCGTTTGTATTTTAATAACCATATCACTTACATTTATCAATGAGACGATCCAAACACTTTAACCCTTTCTGTATATATGTTCTCCAAAAGGCAAAGCTTTCTCCGGCGACTATATAGTTTGGTCTTTCGCTGTTTGGGACACCACGAAGAACCTTAAAGTATGCTCCAGCAAACTTCATTACATCAGTTCGATATTGTACAATATTTTTCATCACTTCCATTTCGTCAGGAGTCAGTGCCACCGTAGGAGTTTTGCCTTGCAGCAACGTTCTACAATAGTCTGAAAAAGACATATTGCACTTAGCAGCATTCGCTGTAAG from Segatella copri carries:
- a CDS encoding relaxase/mobilization nuclease domain-containing protein produces the protein MVIKIQTADSSHGHNAINYAMNKKADDGRKPEFISSANMPWDNIFGDPIEPRAVWDYMKMRQKNCGRKIEDPFFHIELCPSKEESAGFTKSDWIKLIDDSIRNLSTPFVSKRRGKIKGWDIKNSQWVACLHTDTDKPHIHLILNRITEENKVLDDTQYKDRAKQAANRLAVERGWTKAESVGERDGAERKNRIHKDAIDVLACMNKFNLERYFEGMRSRGWIIDAKYDSKGICRGYSVGERLFKVDGSLSSTILVQSSKLGFGRDLMVSKLQGTWNILHRPQIQRIDNVVSAGRGSFTPTYNNVENNPAKREELPKKPQWKCSSYDAMQNWNDEEIMNARIPDAAFSLIDELVKPLNRLEYWDRDENLPAKAQIVAVAVFEFMTAANVYPSSSGGGGSNDNDLRWDGKTEDELQRMAAAAARKAVGRCTSHLTKKRGMRR